A portion of the Brockia lithotrophica genome contains these proteins:
- a CDS encoding Xanthine/uracil/thiamine/ascorbate permease family protein, protein MDLDRTFELSARGTNPGREVLAGLTTFLTMVYIVVVNPIILGQAHVPFERAFFATVVATILGTLWMGLRANYPIAVAPGMGLNAFFAFSVVGSAAGIDYRVAFGAVFVAGVLFVILSVTRFREDLLNAIPASLKHAVTAGIGLFIAFIGLRLSGIVTAHETNLVALGNLKAPQTLLSLFGLLVTLVLYARRVPGAIFLGMLVTAVVAASVGMLSFENGFFSLPRLPADGLFVIDPVTPFVDLFRYHLYTVVLAFLIITLFDTTGTMIGIAEQAGLLVNGRFPRAREALLADSVATSVGALLGTSPTSAYIESGAGVAAGGRTGLTAVSVAGFFLLTLFFFPAVQAVAGLPAITAPALILVGSLMLRALREIPWDEFDEAFPAFLVILSMPLTSSIATGIALGFSTYPILKLVRGRGREVHPLLYFFAVVFLIQLFFLPHV, encoded by the coding sequence GTGGATTTGGACCGCACGTTCGAACTATCCGCGCGGGGGACGAACCCCGGGCGCGAAGTCCTCGCCGGACTCACCACCTTCCTCACCATGGTCTACATCGTCGTCGTAAACCCGATCATCCTGGGACAGGCCCACGTTCCCTTCGAACGCGCCTTCTTCGCCACCGTCGTGGCGACGATCCTCGGCACCTTGTGGATGGGGCTTCGGGCGAACTACCCGATCGCCGTCGCCCCCGGAATGGGCCTCAACGCCTTCTTCGCCTTCTCCGTCGTCGGCAGCGCGGCGGGCATCGACTACCGCGTCGCCTTCGGCGCCGTCTTCGTCGCCGGCGTCCTCTTTGTGATCCTCTCCGTGACCCGCTTCCGCGAAGACCTCCTCAACGCCATCCCCGCGAGCCTCAAGCACGCGGTCACCGCGGGTATCGGCCTCTTCATCGCCTTTATCGGTCTCAGGCTCTCCGGCATCGTCACGGCACACGAAACGAATCTCGTAGCCCTGGGAAACCTCAAGGCGCCCCAGACCCTCCTCTCCCTCTTCGGCCTCCTCGTGACTCTCGTGCTTTACGCCCGGCGCGTCCCCGGAGCGATCTTCCTCGGAATGCTCGTCACGGCGGTCGTCGCCGCGTCCGTGGGGATGCTCTCCTTTGAGAACGGCTTCTTCTCCCTGCCCCGACTCCCCGCCGACGGCCTCTTCGTCATCGATCCCGTCACGCCCTTCGTCGACCTCTTCCGCTACCACCTCTACACCGTCGTCCTCGCCTTTCTCATCATCACCCTCTTCGATACGACGGGGACGATGATCGGCATCGCCGAACAGGCGGGACTTCTCGTAAACGGCCGCTTCCCCCGGGCGCGCGAAGCGCTCCTCGCCGACTCCGTGGCCACGAGCGTGGGCGCCCTCCTCGGCACGAGCCCCACGAGCGCCTACATCGAATCCGGCGCCGGCGTGGCCGCCGGGGGGCGAACGGGGCTCACCGCCGTATCCGTTGCCGGATTTTTCCTCCTCACGCTCTTCTTCTTCCCCGCCGTTCAGGCGGTCGCCGGACTCCCCGCCATCACCGCCCCTGCCCTCATCCTCGTGGGAAGTCTCATGCTCCGTGCGCTCCGGGAAATCCCCTGGGACGAATTCGACGAGGCCTTCCCCGCCTTCCTCGTGATCCTCTCCATGCCCCTCACCTCGAGCATCGCCACGGGCATCGCCCTCGGCTTCTCCACCTACCCGATCCTCAAGCTCGTCCGCGGCCGCGGCCGCGAGGTGCACCCCCTCCTCTACTTCTTCGCCGTGGTCTTCCTCATCCAGCTCTTTTTCCTGCCGCACGTTTAA
- a CDS encoding tRNA dimethylallyltransferase — MLTTSLREPPSPEVRERLSRLADSYGLPVVPRRGRPWARLFAETGARWFLAVTESPPPHDLLLVLPDLPYPLFFHPGMALRRIKALREGKSDLMVQVSSARSGDVVFDATLGLGGDAAVWSFVVGESGAVTGVEGSLPIYVLFREGRTVYPFPDEDVRRAYLRIDARLGDFRDVLPGLPPASVDVVFFDPMFPAGSVPGSSTMAAVRRVALDSPLRREDVEAACRAARRLVLVKTSVRGTDFASLGLVPLLRRQGASFTYGLRECGPGAHGRDGSSRGEGVYECGGNPRGEGVYEREGRLRGEEGAAEKADDLAGAPLIALVGPTAVGKTALSLELAERFPLEIVNADAMQVYRGMEIGTDKVAPEIRRRIPHHLLDIRDPWESFSVAEYQKLALQAIREILARGRIPLLVGGTGLYVNAVVYYPDYDFSSPGRDPARRERWYALAEKVGPERLWERARALVPEVASVHPRDVRRTVRALERLGISPEGWEAEFSASGAPTGGQPVEPGGGDSAFAGSAPRGEGSLPPKKRRQSPFRLLFLGITMERTRLYRRIEARVDEQIARGLLEEARSLLEAGLDAEATALQALGYKELVPVLRGETTLEEAVRLIKRRTKQYAKRQLSWFRGLPDVRWFPWEEEVREESRKEIFALVAGFFCTGANST, encoded by the coding sequence GTGCTCACGACGAGCTTGCGCGAACCCCCTTCTCCGGAGGTACGTGAGCGCCTCTCGCGCCTCGCGGATTCCTACGGCCTTCCGGTGGTTCCGCGGCGCGGGCGCCCGTGGGCGCGCCTCTTTGCCGAGACGGGGGCAAGGTGGTTTCTCGCCGTGACGGAATCTCCTCCGCCGCACGACCTCCTCCTCGTCCTCCCCGACCTCCCTTACCCCCTCTTTTTTCACCCCGGGATGGCCCTCCGACGCATAAAGGCTCTGCGGGAGGGCAAAAGTGATCTAATGGTACAAGTTTCCTCTGCGAGGTCGGGCGACGTGGTCTTCGACGCGACGCTCGGTTTGGGAGGGGACGCGGCCGTCTGGTCGTTCGTCGTAGGGGAGAGCGGGGCGGTGACGGGCGTCGAAGGCTCGCTTCCCATCTACGTGCTCTTCCGCGAGGGACGAACGGTGTACCCCTTTCCCGACGAAGACGTTCGCCGGGCCTACCTGCGCATCGACGCGCGCTTGGGCGATTTCCGGGACGTCCTTCCCGGGCTTCCTCCCGCCTCGGTGGACGTCGTGTTCTTCGACCCCATGTTTCCCGCGGGGAGCGTCCCGGGTTCGTCCACGATGGCCGCAGTCCGCCGTGTCGCCCTGGATTCTCCCCTGCGCCGCGAGGACGTGGAGGCCGCCTGCCGGGCGGCTCGACGTCTCGTCCTCGTGAAGACCTCCGTCCGCGGGACCGACTTTGCCTCGCTCGGACTCGTCCCCCTCCTCCGCCGTCAAGGAGCGTCCTTCACCTACGGCCTTCGCGAGTGCGGCCCGGGGGCGCACGGGCGCGACGGGAGCTCTCGCGGCGAGGGGGTGTACGAGTGCGGCGGGAATCCTCGCGGCGAGGGGGTGTACGAGCGTGAGGGGAGGCTTCGCGGAGAAGAAGGGGCGGCCGAAAAGGCGGACGACCTCGCGGGCGCCCCGCTGATCGCCCTCGTGGGCCCCACGGCGGTGGGGAAGACGGCTCTGAGCCTCGAGCTTGCCGAGCGCTTCCCCTTGGAAATCGTGAACGCGGACGCCATGCAGGTTTACCGCGGGATGGAGATCGGTACGGACAAGGTGGCGCCGGAAATCCGCCGGCGGATTCCCCACCACCTCCTGGACATTCGCGACCCCTGGGAATCGTTTTCCGTGGCCGAGTACCAGAAGCTCGCCCTTCAGGCGATTCGCGAAATCCTCGCCCGCGGCCGGATCCCTCTCCTCGTAGGGGGGACGGGTCTGTACGTAAACGCCGTCGTCTACTACCCGGATTACGACTTTTCGTCTCCCGGGCGCGATCCCGCCCGGCGCGAACGGTGGTACGCCCTCGCGGAGAAGGTGGGCCCCGAGCGCCTTTGGGAGCGGGCCCGCGCGCTCGTCCCGGAAGTGGCATCCGTTCATCCCCGCGACGTCCGGCGCACCGTCCGCGCCCTGGAGCGCCTCGGGATTTCTCCGGAAGGATGGGAGGCGGAGTTTAGCGCCTCCGGCGCGCCGACCGGAGGGCAACCGGTCGAGCCCGGAGGCGGGGACTCCGCTTTTGCGGGGTCGGCCCCTCGCGGAGAAGGGAGCCTCCCTCCGAAAAAGCGGCGCCAAAGCCCGTTCCGCCTCCTGTTCCTCGGAATCACGATGGAGCGAACGCGGCTCTACCGCCGGATCGAGGCGCGCGTCGACGAGCAGATCGCCCGCGGGCTTCTCGAGGAAGCCCGCTCCCTTCTCGAAGCCGGCCTCGACGCGGAGGCCACGGCTCTTCAGGCCCTCGGCTACAAGGAGCTCGTCCCCGTGTTGCGCGGCGAGACGACGCTGGAGGAAGCCGTGCGGCTCATCAAGCGACGAACGAAGCAGTACGCGAAGCGCCAGCTGAGCTGGTTTCGCGGCCTCCCCGACGTTCGCTGGTTTCCCTGGGAGGAGGAGGTTCGCGAAGAGAGCCGGAAAGAAATTTTCGCCCTCGTAGCAGGATTCTTTTGCACCGGGGCGAATTCAACATAG
- a CDS encoding DNA mismatch repair protein MutL: MGKIRVLPPEVIGHIAAGEVVERPASVAKELVENSLDAGARRVVVAYEGGGIALVRVRDDGEGISAEDLPQVFVRHATSKIARAEDLARVTTLGFRGEALPSIAAVARVRIASRTPYAPVASWIAVEGGEVVGRGEEARAPGTEVVVRDLFFNTPARRKFVRSLVAEGAHLLEVLERLALSRPDVAFAVYGDDRLAFATPGDGILLHAFSSVAGAEAAREMIPVEEARGPWRVWGLVGVPSAARKRMRRMYFNVNGRPVRSFAWQRAVLDGYGTRLLREHRPPFVLFVEGPPERIDPNVHPAKWEVRLAEDDEHLLYGLLRDAVSRALARADRAFAFGELMRGRSGPADAEGPKRKVYPEDLPPEAPEDLPSAARGSSSVAPASSAFRAETSDAGVAGTTGPSGKPASRLRGPFAFLVKGRRLGSEGGASPSGGWEVSSVVGDLTAGGEELPRAREPRGKYDAGLSEVAPPVPLLQLFDTYILAAGEGEYYLVDQHAAQERIRYEKLLRAAADGTPSVHFLVVPWVLERSASEAEALAAQLGALREMGIDISPFGPRRFRVRAVPDWLADEETFLAFLERFLGEGGRLGRLEFLDEFLKDRACKAAIKGNRRLSPEEMSGLLAELFRCSEPYTCPHGRPTIVRIGREDLERLFRRTVF, encoded by the coding sequence GTGGGTAAGATACGCGTGCTTCCGCCGGAGGTCATCGGACACATCGCCGCAGGGGAGGTCGTGGAACGACCGGCATCCGTGGCCAAGGAGCTCGTGGAAAACTCCCTCGACGCCGGAGCGCGGCGGGTCGTGGTGGCGTACGAAGGGGGCGGGATTGCCCTCGTCCGGGTGCGCGACGACGGCGAGGGAATTTCCGCCGAAGACTTGCCTCAGGTGTTCGTGCGCCACGCGACGAGCAAGATCGCCCGCGCGGAGGACCTCGCCCGCGTGACCACCCTCGGTTTCCGCGGGGAGGCTCTTCCGAGCATCGCGGCCGTGGCGCGCGTGCGCATCGCGAGCCGGACGCCCTACGCTCCCGTGGCCTCGTGGATCGCGGTGGAAGGCGGAGAAGTCGTGGGCCGAGGCGAGGAAGCCCGCGCTCCGGGCACGGAGGTCGTCGTCCGCGACCTCTTCTTCAACACGCCGGCGCGGCGCAAGTTCGTCCGTTCCCTCGTCGCCGAAGGAGCGCACCTGCTCGAGGTTCTCGAGCGCCTCGCCCTGAGCCGCCCGGACGTCGCCTTTGCGGTGTACGGGGACGACCGCCTCGCCTTCGCCACGCCCGGGGACGGGATCCTCCTCCACGCCTTTTCCTCCGTTGCGGGGGCGGAGGCGGCACGGGAGATGATCCCCGTAGAGGAGGCGCGCGGCCCGTGGCGGGTGTGGGGGCTCGTGGGGGTTCCTTCGGCGGCGCGGAAACGCATGCGGCGCATGTACTTCAACGTAAACGGCCGCCCGGTCCGGTCCTTCGCCTGGCAAAGGGCCGTCCTCGACGGGTACGGAACGCGGCTTTTGCGCGAACACCGCCCCCCTTTCGTCCTCTTCGTCGAAGGGCCGCCCGAGCGCATCGACCCCAACGTCCACCCCGCCAAGTGGGAGGTGCGTCTCGCAGAAGACGACGAACACCTCCTCTACGGACTGCTGCGCGACGCGGTGTCCCGCGCTCTGGCCCGGGCAGACCGCGCGTTCGCCTTCGGCGAACTCATGCGGGGCCGTTCCGGCCCGGCCGACGCCGAAGGCCCAAAGCGGAAGGTATACCCCGAAGATCTCCCTCCAGAAGCCCCCGAAGACCTTCCTTCGGCGGCGCGCGGATCCTCCTCGGTTGCGCCCGCCTCTTCGGCCTTTCGGGCAGAGACCTCGGACGCGGGCGTCGCGGGGACGACCGGGCCGTCCGGGAAGCCCGCTTCCCGTCTGCGCGGACCTTTCGCCTTCCTGGTAAAAGGTCGACGCCTCGGATCGGAAGGCGGGGCCTCCCCGTCGGGCGGCTGGGAGGTCTCCTCGGTCGTCGGAGACCTCACGGCAGGTGGAGAGGAGCTGCCGCGCGCGAGGGAACCTCGGGGGAAGTACGATGCGGGCCTTTCGGAAGTCGCGCCGCCCGTCCCCTTGCTCCAGCTTTTCGACACGTACATCCTCGCTGCGGGGGAAGGGGAGTACTACCTCGTCGACCAGCACGCGGCCCAGGAGCGGATTCGGTACGAAAAGCTCCTCCGCGCCGCGGCCGACGGAACTCCCTCCGTACACTTCCTCGTCGTCCCCTGGGTGCTCGAACGGTCGGCGTCCGAAGCGGAGGCGCTCGCGGCGCAGCTCGGAGCGCTGCGGGAGATGGGGATCGACATCTCCCCCTTCGGTCCGCGGCGCTTTCGCGTGCGCGCCGTCCCCGATTGGCTCGCCGACGAAGAGACGTTTCTCGCCTTTCTCGAGCGCTTTCTCGGAGAGGGCGGGCGCCTCGGGCGCCTCGAGTTTTTGGACGAATTCCTCAAAGACCGCGCGTGCAAGGCGGCGATCAAGGGCAACCGGCGCCTCTCCCCGGAAGAGATGTCCGGCCTGCTCGCCGAACTCTTCCGCTGTTCCGAGCCGTACACCTGCCCCCACGGGCGGCCGACGATCGTCCGCATCGGACGCGAAGACCTCGAGCGGCTCTTTCGCCGCACGGTTTTTTGA
- a CDS encoding DNA mismatch repair protein MutS: protein MFRQYLEIKRQVPDMLLFFRLGDFYELFFEDAEIVSRELGLTLTGRDGGSERVPMCGVPYHSADQYLRQLLEKGYRVAICEQVEDPKTAKGLVRREITRILTPGTLLEEPYLTVDNRFLAAIVPWDSSRDAGSPGSGRRSRGKGGEGGAKAYGFAFLDVSTGEGYALVDPLVGESGLEAELAAISPREVLLAPEIWEDLEPLVRRFGAFPTLWQGDVTGAEKAVEPAAGGEGLAEAGEDYLRSLAPGTPGFEAARHLVAYVRRVSRAARLPLRPFVAFRRRDAMVLDAATRRSLELFETERRRSYEGSLLWLLDETRTPMGRRLLRRFLERPLVDPGEIKARLAAVRTLKRLPLLREGLRELLARTYDIERPLARLYAGGATGKDLARLRDTLRALPHVRALLLESMAGEDLPERFLPWRRLDLLDALRALLERALVDDPPLSLSDGGVIRAGYDAELDRLRALQEEGTARIARLEEEERRRTGIRSLKVGYNRVFGYYIEVTRPNLHLVPPHYRRRQTLAGAERFDTEELKRWEEEILTAEERARAREAVLLEDVRRRILEAAPRLRELAGLLAELDVFQALATVADRRGYVEPEISPDGSLFVRTGRHPVLEALMPPGAFVPNDASLDDEARVLLITGPNMAGKSTYMRQVALIQLLFQMGSFVPAEAARLPVVDRIFTRIGAGDDLAAGDSTFMVEMKEVRTMLLEATSKSLLLVDELGRGTSTEDGLAIAQATIEYIHDRVGAKALISTHFHELAELEGRLPRLRNVHLEVKERADGVVFTRRLRRGAASRSYGIYVARLAGIPEEVIRRAERLARLYGGRGAAVEMLTLPLDFPPGETGEEEREAEDLDVGAAPAELSDRHTLRELLAFLREIEELDVDRMTPIQALNTLAALRRRLRERFDALAGFGGPAEDGGLGEDSRKEGDRRG, encoded by the coding sequence ATGTTCCGCCAGTACCTGGAGATCAAGCGCCAGGTTCCGGACATGCTTCTCTTCTTCCGCCTGGGGGATTTTTACGAGCTCTTTTTCGAGGACGCGGAAATCGTCTCGCGCGAGCTCGGTCTTACGCTCACGGGACGCGACGGAGGGTCGGAACGCGTCCCCATGTGTGGGGTGCCGTACCATTCGGCGGATCAGTACCTGCGCCAGCTCCTCGAGAAGGGATACCGTGTGGCGATCTGCGAGCAGGTGGAGGACCCCAAGACGGCAAAGGGGCTCGTGCGCCGGGAAATCACGCGCATCCTCACCCCGGGAACGCTCCTCGAGGAACCGTACCTCACGGTGGATAACCGGTTTCTCGCGGCGATCGTACCTTGGGACTCGTCCCGCGACGCGGGTTCTCCGGGGAGCGGTCGGCGCTCTCGGGGCAAGGGCGGGGAAGGCGGGGCGAAGGCGTACGGCTTCGCCTTTCTCGACGTCTCCACGGGCGAGGGGTACGCCTTGGTCGACCCTCTCGTCGGCGAGTCCGGCCTCGAGGCCGAGCTCGCCGCGATTTCCCCTCGGGAGGTGCTCCTCGCGCCGGAAATTTGGGAAGACCTCGAGCCCTTGGTTCGGCGCTTCGGCGCCTTTCCGACCCTCTGGCAGGGGGACGTCACCGGGGCGGAGAAGGCGGTCGAACCTGCGGCGGGAGGGGAGGGCCTTGCCGAAGCGGGAGAGGATTACCTCCGCTCCCTCGCGCCGGGTACGCCCGGGTTCGAAGCGGCGCGTCATCTCGTCGCCTACGTGCGGCGCGTGAGCCGCGCCGCACGCCTTCCCCTCCGCCCGTTTGTCGCCTTTCGTCGCCGCGACGCGATGGTCCTCGACGCGGCGACGCGGCGGAGTCTGGAGCTCTTTGAAACCGAGCGCCGACGTTCTTACGAGGGGAGCCTTCTCTGGCTCTTGGACGAGACGCGGACGCCGATGGGGCGCCGCCTCCTGCGCCGCTTCCTCGAGCGTCCTCTCGTCGATCCCGGGGAGATCAAGGCCCGGCTTGCGGCCGTTCGCACCTTGAAACGCCTCCCCCTCTTGCGGGAGGGGCTGCGCGAGCTCCTCGCCCGCACGTACGACATCGAACGCCCCCTGGCGCGCCTCTACGCCGGGGGGGCCACGGGCAAGGACCTCGCCCGCCTGCGCGACACCCTCCGCGCCCTCCCCCACGTCCGCGCCCTCCTCCTCGAATCCATGGCGGGGGAAGACCTGCCCGAGCGCTTCCTCCCCTGGCGCCGCCTCGACCTCTTGGACGCCCTGCGCGCCCTCCTCGAACGCGCCCTCGTCGACGATCCGCCCCTCTCCCTTTCCGATGGGGGCGTGATCCGGGCAGGGTACGACGCGGAGCTCGACCGCCTGCGCGCCCTGCAGGAAGAGGGAACGGCGCGCATCGCCCGCCTGGAAGAGGAAGAGCGCCGGCGGACGGGGATTCGGTCCCTCAAGGTGGGCTACAACCGCGTCTTTGGGTACTACATCGAGGTCACGCGCCCCAACCTCCACCTCGTGCCCCCGCACTACCGCCGGCGGCAGACGCTCGCCGGGGCCGAGAGGTTCGACACGGAAGAACTCAAGCGGTGGGAGGAAGAAATCCTCACCGCCGAAGAGCGCGCCCGCGCCCGCGAGGCAGTCCTCCTCGAGGACGTCCGGAGGCGGATTCTCGAAGCGGCGCCACGCCTTCGCGAACTCGCGGGATTACTTGCGGAGCTCGACGTCTTTCAGGCGCTCGCCACCGTCGCCGACCGCCGCGGATACGTCGAACCGGAGATCTCTCCCGACGGGTCGCTCTTCGTTCGCACCGGGAGGCACCCGGTTCTCGAGGCGCTCATGCCTCCGGGTGCCTTCGTCCCCAACGACGCCTCCCTCGACGATGAGGCGCGCGTCCTCCTCATCACGGGCCCGAACATGGCCGGAAAGAGCACCTACATGCGCCAGGTGGCCCTCATCCAGCTCCTCTTTCAGATGGGCTCCTTCGTCCCCGCCGAGGCGGCGCGCCTTCCCGTGGTCGACCGGATCTTTACGCGCATCGGCGCCGGCGACGACCTCGCGGCGGGCGACAGCACGTTCATGGTGGAGATGAAGGAAGTGCGTACGATGCTCCTCGAGGCCACGTCCAAGAGCCTCCTCCTAGTGGACGAGCTCGGGCGCGGCACCTCCACGGAAGACGGCCTGGCGATCGCCCAGGCGACCATCGAGTACATCCACGACCGTGTCGGCGCTAAGGCCCTCATCTCCACGCACTTTCACGAACTCGCCGAGCTTGAAGGGCGCCTGCCGCGCCTGCGAAACGTGCATCTGGAGGTCAAGGAACGGGCGGACGGCGTAGTCTTTACGCGCCGGCTTCGCCGCGGTGCCGCTTCCCGTTCGTACGGAATCTACGTCGCCCGCCTCGCGGGAATTCCCGAAGAGGTGATCCGGCGAGCAGAACGCCTCGCCCGCCTCTACGGCGGCAGGGGGGCTGCGGTGGAGATGCTCACCCTTCCCCTCGACTTTCCCCCCGGGGAAACCGGGGAGGAAGAAAGGGAGGCCGAGGATCTGGACGTCGGAGCCGCTCCCGCGGAGCTTTCCGACCGTCACACCCTGAGGGAACTTCTTGCCTTCCTTCGGGAGATCGAGGAGCTCGACGTGGACCGGATGACTCCCATCCAGGCGCTGAACACCTTGGCCGCCCTGCGCCGTCGTCTGCGGGAACGCTTCGACGCACTTGCGGGGTTCGGAGGACCTGCCGAGGACGGAGGCCTTGGCGAGGACTCGAGGAAAGAAGGAGACCGCCGTGGGTAA
- a CDS encoding Outer spore coat protein E, which translates to MESLEGKRILFREILTKAVVGRGRRYVQNSHRITPEHAPTGVLGLWVIGHVFSGRRVDDAVEVEGSYEVNAWYAYDGNTKTDVAKATLAYRTRIPLGYLDPDRVEDLLMVRVSQLEAPHAVEARVVDGDIAMTVAMELEAELVGETRLCVVVAPDACAFPGEKDKKDPVEDDLFADELD; encoded by the coding sequence GTGGAGAGCCTTGAAGGGAAGCGGATCCTCTTCCGTGAGATTCTCACGAAGGCCGTCGTCGGCCGCGGGCGGAGGTACGTACAAAACTCGCACCGGATCACGCCGGAGCACGCGCCCACGGGGGTTCTCGGTCTGTGGGTGATCGGCCACGTCTTTTCCGGCCGTCGCGTGGATGACGCCGTAGAGGTAGAGGGGAGCTACGAGGTGAACGCGTGGTACGCCTACGACGGCAACACGAAGACGGACGTTGCCAAGGCGACCCTCGCGTACCGCACGCGCATTCCTCTCGGCTACCTCGATCCGGATCGCGTCGAAGACCTCCTCATGGTCCGGGTATCGCAGCTCGAAGCGCCGCACGCCGTGGAGGCGCGGGTCGTAGACGGGGACATCGCGATGACCGTGGCCATGGAACTCGAAGCGGAGCTCGTGGGGGAGACGCGCCTCTGCGTCGTCGTCGCCCCGGACGCCTGTGCTTTTCCCGGGGAGAAGGATAAAAAGGACCCTGTAGAGGACGACCTCTTCGCCGACGAGCTGGACTAA
- a CDS encoding tRNA-i(6)A37 methylthiotransferase, producing the protein MSSGPATHSVHFSSRTPIVFGFYPRRKRPTRGDRRGFFFGLSRVSVVYSPWRDVRMSERQTTERDFAPLFSIQDSPLTSSSSEDASETAEAPAFRGIPFVPRRLTPARVYNLPTVRETRRRVFRDIPVVPYPPLSEDLRRLGEGKRYFIFTYGCLMNVRDSETAAGLLESMGFSPAADPAEADVVLLNTCAIRENAEERVFGELGRLKGLKRTRHELIVGVMGCMPQEEGVARRLLEEHPEVDLVLGTHNLHLLPTRLAEAILDHVRVFDVWNREGELIEALPANRSDRIKAYVNISYGCDEFCTYCIVPYTRGRERSRRPEDVLQEVRELAEAGYREVTLLGQNVNAYGKDFRDRVYTFADLLADIQEISIPWVRFTTSHPRDFDRRTIEVLARGGNLVEHVHLPVQSGSDAVLRRMNRRYTREWYLELVRELRAHIPGVALTTDIIVGFPGETEADFEATLSLVEEVSFDGAFTFIYSPREGTPAARFPDETPYEVKRARLERLNEVVRAHALRHNEELLGRSVTVLVEGPSKRDGRILAARTRTNKLVHFEGPPQLAGEFVRVRIERVQPYTLYGTYVGAAAPAEVEVGG; encoded by the coding sequence GTGTCCAGCGGGCCGGCTACGCATTCCGTACATTTTTCGTCCCGCACGCCTATCGTATTCGGTTTTTACCCCCGCCGCAAGCGCCCGACGCGCGGAGATCGCCGCGGTTTTTTCTTCGGCCTTTCGCGCGTTTCCGTGGTATACTCCCCCTGGAGGGATGTACGGATGAGCGAAAGGCAGACAACCGAACGCGACTTCGCGCCTCTGTTTTCCATACAGGATTCGCCGCTTACCTCGAGTTCGTCGGAGGATGCATCCGAAACCGCGGAAGCGCCCGCCTTCCGGGGAATCCCCTTCGTCCCCCGTCGGCTCACGCCTGCACGCGTGTACAACCTGCCTACGGTGCGGGAAACGCGGCGGCGGGTGTTTCGGGACATCCCCGTAGTTCCCTACCCTCCTCTTTCCGAGGATCTTCGGCGTCTGGGGGAGGGGAAGAGGTACTTCATCTTCACGTACGGCTGCCTCATGAACGTCCGCGACTCCGAAACGGCGGCAGGACTTCTCGAGTCCATGGGCTTCTCCCCGGCGGCGGACCCGGCGGAGGCGGACGTCGTCCTCCTCAACACCTGCGCGATCCGCGAAAACGCCGAGGAACGCGTCTTCGGCGAACTCGGACGTCTCAAGGGACTCAAGCGCACGCGACACGAGCTCATCGTCGGCGTGATGGGTTGCATGCCTCAGGAGGAAGGCGTGGCGCGCCGCCTGCTCGAAGAGCACCCGGAGGTGGACCTCGTCCTCGGCACGCACAACCTCCACCTACTTCCCACGCGCCTGGCGGAGGCGATCTTGGACCACGTGCGCGTCTTCGACGTGTGGAACCGCGAAGGGGAACTCATCGAGGCCCTACCTGCCAACCGGAGCGACCGAATCAAGGCGTACGTGAACATCTCCTACGGGTGCGACGAGTTTTGCACGTACTGCATCGTCCCCTACACGCGTGGGCGGGAGCGGAGCCGGCGGCCGGAGGATGTCCTCCAAGAGGTGCGTGAGCTGGCGGAGGCAGGCTACCGGGAGGTTACGCTTCTCGGGCAAAACGTAAACGCCTACGGCAAGGACTTCCGCGACCGCGTGTACACCTTCGCCGACCTGCTCGCGGACATCCAAGAAATTTCCATACCCTGGGTGCGCTTTACGACGAGCCACCCGCGGGACTTCGACCGGCGGACGATCGAGGTCCTCGCCCGGGGCGGCAACCTCGTGGAGCACGTCCACCTCCCCGTCCAATCCGGTTCCGACGCCGTGCTCCGGCGGATGAACCGCCGCTACACGCGGGAATGGTACCTCGAGCTCGTGCGGGAACTCCGCGCGCACATCCCGGGAGTAGCCCTCACGACGGACATCATCGTAGGCTTTCCGGGGGAGACGGAGGCGGACTTCGAGGCGACCTTGTCCCTCGTGGAAGAGGTTTCCTTCGACGGCGCCTTTACCTTTATCTACTCCCCGCGCGAAGGGACGCCGGCGGCGCGCTTTCCCGACGAGACTCCCTACGAGGTGAAGCGGGCGCGCCTCGAACGCCTGAACGAGGTCGTCCGGGCGCACGCCCTGAGGCACAACGAAGAGCTCCTCGGCCGAAGCGTAACCGTCCTCGTGGAAGGTCCGAGCAAACGCGACGGCCGCATCCTCGCCGCGCGCACGCGCACGAACAAGCTCGTGCACTTCGAGGGGCCGCCTCAACTCGCCGGGGAATTCGTCCGCGTGCGCATCGAGCGCGTGCAGCCCTACACCCTCTACGGCACCTACGTCGGTGCGGCGGCTCCGGCGGAGGTGGAGGTAGGCGGATGA